In one window of Physeter macrocephalus isolate SW-GA unplaced genomic scaffold, ASM283717v5 random_1912, whole genome shotgun sequence DNA:
- the LOC114485625 gene encoding protein RIC-3-like, whose amino-acid sequence FVLLFSLGYPEETYPIYDLSDCIKRRQETILVDYPDPKEPSAEEIAERMGVTEEGGGSGHLGWETPTDPRAQENSSVASCDPEAETRSCCFHEEEDPAVLAENAGFGADSYREQEETTGEMWPHDLRDEGPAVGADKADPGGMLRKRDPHRLEYRQPVW is encoded by the coding sequence ACTTTGTACTGCTTTTTTCTCTAGGTTACCCTGAAGAGACCTATCCAATTTATGACCTTTCAGACTGCATCAAGCGTAGGCAAGAAACAATCCTGGTGGATTACCCTGACCCAAAAGAGCCCTCTGCCGAGGAAATAGCTGAAAGAATGGGAGTgacagaagaaggaggaggatcAGGCCATTTGGGGTGGGAAACGCCTACCGACCCCAGAGCTCAGGAAAATAGTTCTGTTGCCTCATGTGACCCAGAGGCAGAAACACGTTCCTGCTGTTTTCATGAAGAAGAGGATCCCGCTGTCTTGGCAGAGAATGCTGGATTTGGTGCAGACAGTTACCGTGAGCAAGAGGAGACCACCGGAGAAATGTGGCCCCACGACTTGAGAGATGAAGGGCCAGCCGTCGGTGCTGATAAAGCAGATCCAGGGGGCATGCTGAGGAAGCGGGACCCCCACCGTTTAGAGTACAGACAGCCAGTTTGGTGA